From a single Hemitrygon akajei chromosome 28, sHemAka1.3, whole genome shotgun sequence genomic region:
- the LOC140717519 gene encoding histone H4, with product MSGRGKGGKGLGKGGAKRHRKVLRDNIQGITKPAIRRLARRGGVKRISGLIYEETRGVLKVFLENVIRDAVTYTEHAKRKTVTAMDVVYALKRQGRTLYGFGG from the coding sequence ATGtctggcagagggaaaggaggcaaAGGACTGGGCAAAGGCGGAGCCAAGCGACACCGCAAAGTGCTCCGTGAtaacatccagggcatcaccaAACCGGCCATCCGCCGTCTGGCTCGCCGTGGCGGCGTTAAGCGGATCTCGGGTCTGATCTACGAGGAGACCCGCGGGGTGCTGAAGGTTTTCCTGGAGAATGTGATCCGGGATGCGGTCACCTACACTGAACACGCCAAGCGCAAGACGGTCACTGCCATGGATGTGGTGTACGCTCTGAAACGCCAGGGCCGCACTCTCTATGGCTTCGGCGGCTGA
- the LOC140717520 gene encoding histone H3 → MARTKQTARKSTGGKAPRKQLATKAARKSAPATGGVKKPHRYRPGTVALREIRRYQKSTELLIRKLPFQRLVREIAQDFKTDLRFQSSAVMALQEASEAYLVGLFEDTNLCAIHAKRVTIMPKDIQLARRIRGERA, encoded by the coding sequence ATGGCCCGCACCAAGCAGACAGCGCGCAAATCGACTGGCGGAAAAGCTCCTCGCAAACAGTTGGCGACCAAAGCGGCGCGGAAGAGCGCTCCTGCCACCGGCGGAGTGAAGAAGCCTCATCGCTACCGGCCCGGCACCGTGGCTCTGAGGGAGATCCGGCGCTACCAGAAATCCACCGAGCTGCTCATCCGCAAACTTCCCTTCCAGCGCCTGGTGCGGGAGATCGCTCAGGACTTCAAAACCGATCTGCGTTTCCAGAGCTCGGCCGTCATGGCCCTGCAGGAGGCAAGTGAGGCTTACCTGGTCGGGCTCTTTGAGGATACTAACCTGTGCGCCATCCACGCCAAGCGAGTCACCATTATGCCCAAGGACATCCAGTTGGCCCGCCGCATCCGCGGGGAGCGCGCCTAA
- the LOC140717522 gene encoding histone H1-like, giving the protein MTETAPAETAPPAAPAAAKKTPKKKAAARSKPTGPSLGEQIDKIVAGCHDRKGMSGTAIIKALADSGVDVVKLRPQIKMSIKRKVESGSLVQAKGSGVSGSFKSGKGKTAVKVVKKANKPAAKKSATKKSPSKKLGAKKPAAKKVGGKKPTAKKAAAKKLAAKKPAAKKPAAKKAAPKPKSPKKAAAPKTKAAKKPKSKSAKPKKTAVKK; this is encoded by the coding sequence ATGACTGAGACAGCACCCGCCGAAACGGCTCCTCCAGCCGCACCCGCCGCCGCAAAGAAGACTCCCAAGAAGAAGGCGGCTGCCCGGAGCAAACCAACCGGTCCCTCGCTGGGAGAACAGATCGATAAGATCGTGGCGGGTTGTCACGATAGGAAGGGTATGTCCGGTACGGCCATCATTAAGGCTCTGGCCGACAGCGGTGTCGATGTGGTGAAACTTCGCCCCCAGATCAAGATGAGTATCAAGAGGAAAGTGGAAAGCGGCTCCTTGGTTCAGGCCAAGGGCTCGGGTGTTTCGGGATCCTTTAAATCCGGTAAAGGAAAAACTGCCgtgaaggtggtgaagaaagcgaacAAGCCAGCGGCAAAGAAATCTGCCACCAAGAAATCTCCCAGTAAGAAGCTTGGCGCCAAGAAACCCGCGGCTAAGAAAGTGGGAGGTAAGAAACCAACAGCTAAGAAAGCGGCAGCTAAGAAACTAGCGGCTAAGAAACCAGCAGCTAAGAAACCCGCGGCTAAGAAAGCGGCGCCGAAGCCCAAGAGCCCCAAGAAAGCCGCAGCCCCGAAGACGAAGGCGGCCAAGAAGCCGAAGTCGAAATCCGCGAAACCCAAGAAGACAGCAGTCAAAAAGTGA